A genomic segment from Capra hircus breed San Clemente chromosome 7, ASM170441v1, whole genome shotgun sequence encodes:
- the PTBP1 gene encoding polypyrimidine tract-binding protein 1 isoform X1 — protein sequence MDGIVPDIAVGTKRGSDELFSACVTNGPFIMSGTSASTANGNDSKKFKGDSRSAGVPSRVIHIRKLPGDVTEGEVISLGLPFGKVTNLLMLKGKNQAFIEMHTEEAANTMVNYYTSVTPVLRGQPIYIQFSNHKELKTDSSPNQARAQAALQAVNSVQSGNLALAASAAAVDAGMAMAGQSPVLRIIVENLFYPVTLDVLHQIFSKFGTVLKIITFTKNNQFQALLQYADPVSAQHAKLSLDGQNIYNACCTLRIDFSKLTSLNVKYNNDKSRDYTRPDLPSGDSQPSLDQTMAAAFGAPGIMSASPYAGAGFPPTFAIPQAAGLSVPNVHGALAPLAIPSAAAAAAAAGRIAIPGLAGAGNSVLLVSNLNPERVTPQSLFILFGVYGDVQRVKVLFNKKENALVQMADGSQAQLAMSHLNGHKLHGKPVRITLSKHQSVQLPREGQEDQGLTKDYGNSPLHRFKKPGSKNFQNIFPPSATLHLSNIPPSISEDDLKILFSSNGGIVKGFKFFQKDRKMALIQMGSVEEAIQALIDLHNHDLGENHHLRVSFSKSTI from the exons ATGGACGG caTCGTCCCAGACATAGCAGTTGGTACAAAG CGGGGATCTGACGAGCTCTTCTCTGCCTGCGTCACTAACGGACCCTTTATCATGAGCGGCACCTCGGCGTCCACAG CAAATGGAAACGACAGTAAGAAGTTCAAGGGCGACAGCAGGAGTGCGGGCGTGCCCTCCAGGGTGATCCACATCCGCAAGCTGCCCGGCGATGTCACCGAGGGGGAGGTCATTTCCCTGGGGCTGCCCTTTGGAAAGGTCACCAATCTCCTGATGCTGAAAGGGAAGAACCAG GCCTTCATCGAGATGCACACAGAAGAGGCCGCCAACACCATGGTGAACTACTACACGTCGGTGACGCCTGTGCTGCGCGGCCAGCCCATCTACATCCAGTTCTCCAACCACAAGGAGCTCAAGACAGACAGCTCCCCTAACCAGGCG CGGGCCCAGGCGGCCCTACAGGCTGTGAACTCAGTCCAGTCAGGAAACCTGGCCCTGGCAGCCTCGGCCGCGGCAGTGGATGCGGGCATGGCCATGGCCGGCCAGAGCCCAGTGCTTAGGATCATCGTGGAGAACCTCTTCTACCCAGTGACCCTGGACGTGCTGCACCAG atctTCTCCAAGTTCGGCACCGTTCTTAAGATCATTACTTTCACCAAGAACAACCAGTTCCAGGCATTGCTGCAATACGCTGACCCCGTGAGCGCCCAGCACGCCAAGCTG TCGTTGGACGGCCAGAACATCTACAACGCATGCTGCACGCTGCGCATCGACTTCTCCAAGCTCACCAGCCTGAACGTCAAGTACAACAACGACAAGAGCCGCGACTACACGCGCCCTGACCTGCCGTCCGGTGACAGCCAGCCCTCGCTGGACCAGACCATGGCTGCTGCCTTTG GTGCGCCTGGTATAATGTCAGCCTCTCCGTATGCAGGAGCTGGTTTCCCTCCCACCTTTGCAATTCCTCAAGCCGCAG GTCTCTCTGTTCCTAATGTGCATGGGGCTTTGGCCCCTCTGGCTATTCcatcagcagcggcagcagcagcggcagcaggccGGATCGCCATCCCAGGCCTGGCGGGGGCAGGAAACTCTGTCCTGCTGGTCAGCAACCTCAACCCCGAG AGAGTCACACCCCAAAGCCTCTTTATTCTTTTCG GCGTGTATGGAGATGTGCAGCGCGTGAAGGTCCTGTTCAACAAGAAGGAGAACGCCCTGGTGCAGATGGCAGATGGGAGCCAGGCCCAGCTGG ccaTGAGCCACCTCAATGGGCACAAGCTGCACGGAAAGCCAGTGCGCATCACACTCTCTAAGCACCAGAGCGTGCAGCTGCCCCGAGAGGGCCAGGAGGACCAGGGCCTGACCAAGGACTATGGAAACTCGCCCCTGCACCGCTTCAAGAAGCCTGGCTCCAAGAACTTCCAGAATATCTTCCCACCCTCGGCCACTCTGCACCTCTCCAACATCCC GCCCTCCATCTCTGAGGATGACCTCAAGATTCTTTTCTCCAGTAACGGCGGGATCGTCAAAGGGTTCAAGTTCTTCCA GAAGGACCGCAAGATGGCGCTGATCCAGATGGGCTCAGTGGAGGAGGCCATCCAGGCGCTCATTGACCTGCACAACCATGACCTGGGTGAGAACCACCACCTGCGGGTGTCCTTCTCCAAGTCCACCATCTAG
- the PTBP1 gene encoding polypyrimidine tract-binding protein 1 isoform X3, which yields MSGTSASTANGNDSKKFKGDSRSAGVPSRVIHIRKLPGDVTEGEVISLGLPFGKVTNLLMLKGKNQAFIEMHTEEAANTMVNYYTSVTPVLRGQPIYIQFSNHKELKTDSSPNQARAQAALQAVNSVQSGNLALAASAAAVDAGMAMAGQSPVLRIIVENLFYPVTLDVLHQIFSKFGTVLKIITFTKNNQFQALLQYADPVSAQHAKLSLDGQNIYNACCTLRIDFSKLTSLNVKYNNDKSRDYTRPDLPSGDSQPSLDQTMAAAFGAPGIMSASPYAGAGFPPTFAIPQAAGLSVPNVHGALAPLAIPSAAAAAAAAGRIAIPGLAGAGNSVLLVSNLNPERVTPQSLFILFGVYGDVQRVKVLFNKKENALVQMADGSQAQLAMSHLNGHKLHGKPVRITLSKHQSVQLPREGQEDQGLTKDYGNSPLHRFKKPGSKNFQNIFPPSATLHLSNIPPSISEDDLKILFSSNGGIVKGFKFFQKDRKMALIQMGSVEEAIQALIDLHNHDLGENHHLRVSFSKSTI from the exons ATGAGCGGCACCTCGGCGTCCACAG CAAATGGAAACGACAGTAAGAAGTTCAAGGGCGACAGCAGGAGTGCGGGCGTGCCCTCCAGGGTGATCCACATCCGCAAGCTGCCCGGCGATGTCACCGAGGGGGAGGTCATTTCCCTGGGGCTGCCCTTTGGAAAGGTCACCAATCTCCTGATGCTGAAAGGGAAGAACCAG GCCTTCATCGAGATGCACACAGAAGAGGCCGCCAACACCATGGTGAACTACTACACGTCGGTGACGCCTGTGCTGCGCGGCCAGCCCATCTACATCCAGTTCTCCAACCACAAGGAGCTCAAGACAGACAGCTCCCCTAACCAGGCG CGGGCCCAGGCGGCCCTACAGGCTGTGAACTCAGTCCAGTCAGGAAACCTGGCCCTGGCAGCCTCGGCCGCGGCAGTGGATGCGGGCATGGCCATGGCCGGCCAGAGCCCAGTGCTTAGGATCATCGTGGAGAACCTCTTCTACCCAGTGACCCTGGACGTGCTGCACCAG atctTCTCCAAGTTCGGCACCGTTCTTAAGATCATTACTTTCACCAAGAACAACCAGTTCCAGGCATTGCTGCAATACGCTGACCCCGTGAGCGCCCAGCACGCCAAGCTG TCGTTGGACGGCCAGAACATCTACAACGCATGCTGCACGCTGCGCATCGACTTCTCCAAGCTCACCAGCCTGAACGTCAAGTACAACAACGACAAGAGCCGCGACTACACGCGCCCTGACCTGCCGTCCGGTGACAGCCAGCCCTCGCTGGACCAGACCATGGCTGCTGCCTTTG GTGCGCCTGGTATAATGTCAGCCTCTCCGTATGCAGGAGCTGGTTTCCCTCCCACCTTTGCAATTCCTCAAGCCGCAG GTCTCTCTGTTCCTAATGTGCATGGGGCTTTGGCCCCTCTGGCTATTCcatcagcagcggcagcagcagcggcagcaggccGGATCGCCATCCCAGGCCTGGCGGGGGCAGGAAACTCTGTCCTGCTGGTCAGCAACCTCAACCCCGAG AGAGTCACACCCCAAAGCCTCTTTATTCTTTTCG GCGTGTATGGAGATGTGCAGCGCGTGAAGGTCCTGTTCAACAAGAAGGAGAACGCCCTGGTGCAGATGGCAGATGGGAGCCAGGCCCAGCTGG ccaTGAGCCACCTCAATGGGCACAAGCTGCACGGAAAGCCAGTGCGCATCACACTCTCTAAGCACCAGAGCGTGCAGCTGCCCCGAGAGGGCCAGGAGGACCAGGGCCTGACCAAGGACTATGGAAACTCGCCCCTGCACCGCTTCAAGAAGCCTGGCTCCAAGAACTTCCAGAATATCTTCCCACCCTCGGCCACTCTGCACCTCTCCAACATCCC GCCCTCCATCTCTGAGGATGACCTCAAGATTCTTTTCTCCAGTAACGGCGGGATCGTCAAAGGGTTCAAGTTCTTCCA GAAGGACCGCAAGATGGCGCTGATCCAGATGGGCTCAGTGGAGGAGGCCATCCAGGCGCTCATTGACCTGCACAACCATGACCTGGGTGAGAACCACCACCTGCGGGTGTCCTTCTCCAAGTCCACCATCTAG
- the PTBP1 gene encoding polypyrimidine tract-binding protein 1 isoform X2: MDGIVPDIAVGTKRGSDELFSACVTNGPFIMSGTSASTANGNDSKKFKGDSRSAGVPSRVIHIRKLPGDVTEGEVISLGLPFGKVTNLLMLKGKNQAFIEMHTEEAANTMVNYYTSVTPVLRGQPIYIQFSNHKELKTDSSPNQARAQAALQAVNSVQSGNLALAASAAAVDAGMAMAGQSPVLRIIVENLFYPVTLDVLHQIFSKFGTVLKIITFTKNNQFQALLQYADPVSAQHAKLSLDGQNIYNACCTLRIDFSKLTSLNVKYNNDKSRDYTRPDLPSGDSQPSLDQTMAAAFGLSVPNVHGALAPLAIPSAAAAAAAAGRIAIPGLAGAGNSVLLVSNLNPERVTPQSLFILFGVYGDVQRVKVLFNKKENALVQMADGSQAQLAMSHLNGHKLHGKPVRITLSKHQSVQLPREGQEDQGLTKDYGNSPLHRFKKPGSKNFQNIFPPSATLHLSNIPPSISEDDLKILFSSNGGIVKGFKFFQKDRKMALIQMGSVEEAIQALIDLHNHDLGENHHLRVSFSKSTI; encoded by the exons ATGGACGG caTCGTCCCAGACATAGCAGTTGGTACAAAG CGGGGATCTGACGAGCTCTTCTCTGCCTGCGTCACTAACGGACCCTTTATCATGAGCGGCACCTCGGCGTCCACAG CAAATGGAAACGACAGTAAGAAGTTCAAGGGCGACAGCAGGAGTGCGGGCGTGCCCTCCAGGGTGATCCACATCCGCAAGCTGCCCGGCGATGTCACCGAGGGGGAGGTCATTTCCCTGGGGCTGCCCTTTGGAAAGGTCACCAATCTCCTGATGCTGAAAGGGAAGAACCAG GCCTTCATCGAGATGCACACAGAAGAGGCCGCCAACACCATGGTGAACTACTACACGTCGGTGACGCCTGTGCTGCGCGGCCAGCCCATCTACATCCAGTTCTCCAACCACAAGGAGCTCAAGACAGACAGCTCCCCTAACCAGGCG CGGGCCCAGGCGGCCCTACAGGCTGTGAACTCAGTCCAGTCAGGAAACCTGGCCCTGGCAGCCTCGGCCGCGGCAGTGGATGCGGGCATGGCCATGGCCGGCCAGAGCCCAGTGCTTAGGATCATCGTGGAGAACCTCTTCTACCCAGTGACCCTGGACGTGCTGCACCAG atctTCTCCAAGTTCGGCACCGTTCTTAAGATCATTACTTTCACCAAGAACAACCAGTTCCAGGCATTGCTGCAATACGCTGACCCCGTGAGCGCCCAGCACGCCAAGCTG TCGTTGGACGGCCAGAACATCTACAACGCATGCTGCACGCTGCGCATCGACTTCTCCAAGCTCACCAGCCTGAACGTCAAGTACAACAACGACAAGAGCCGCGACTACACGCGCCCTGACCTGCCGTCCGGTGACAGCCAGCCCTCGCTGGACCAGACCATGGCTGCTGCCTTTG GTCTCTCTGTTCCTAATGTGCATGGGGCTTTGGCCCCTCTGGCTATTCcatcagcagcggcagcagcagcggcagcaggccGGATCGCCATCCCAGGCCTGGCGGGGGCAGGAAACTCTGTCCTGCTGGTCAGCAACCTCAACCCCGAG AGAGTCACACCCCAAAGCCTCTTTATTCTTTTCG GCGTGTATGGAGATGTGCAGCGCGTGAAGGTCCTGTTCAACAAGAAGGAGAACGCCCTGGTGCAGATGGCAGATGGGAGCCAGGCCCAGCTGG ccaTGAGCCACCTCAATGGGCACAAGCTGCACGGAAAGCCAGTGCGCATCACACTCTCTAAGCACCAGAGCGTGCAGCTGCCCCGAGAGGGCCAGGAGGACCAGGGCCTGACCAAGGACTATGGAAACTCGCCCCTGCACCGCTTCAAGAAGCCTGGCTCCAAGAACTTCCAGAATATCTTCCCACCCTCGGCCACTCTGCACCTCTCCAACATCCC GCCCTCCATCTCTGAGGATGACCTCAAGATTCTTTTCTCCAGTAACGGCGGGATCGTCAAAGGGTTCAAGTTCTTCCA GAAGGACCGCAAGATGGCGCTGATCCAGATGGGCTCAGTGGAGGAGGCCATCCAGGCGCTCATTGACCTGCACAACCATGACCTGGGTGAGAACCACCACCTGCGGGTGTCCTTCTCCAAGTCCACCATCTAG